A segment of the Mangrovimonas sp. YM274 genome:
ACCTTACTAATGATATTTTAGATGCAGGTGATATTGATGTTGTGAAAATTGAGGAACCGGTTTTTATCTCAATTAATGGAGTAGAAAATGTACCTATCTATCCGGGGTGTGAAAAGGCTAAAGGAAATAAGGCTCGAAAAAAGTGCATGTCTGATAAAATAGCAAAATTGGTAAACAGAAAATTTTCAGCGGATATTGCCAGTGATTTGGGGCTCCAGGGCGTTCAAAAAATTTATGTAGAATTTAAAATTGGGAAATCAGGGGAGGTTAAGGACATTAAAGCTCGTGCGCCTCATTCTGGTTTGGAAAGGGAAGCAAAAAGGGTTATTAATAAAATTCCAGTAATGACTCCTGGGATGCAGCGAGACAAACCTGTAGATGTTTTGTATTCTCTCCCCATTATTTTTCAAGTCAAAAATTAAATAGTTGTTATTTGTTATTCAACCGTTACTCTTTGTGGGGTAACGGTTTTTTAATGGGCTTTTTTTGAAAAAGTAGTATATTTCGGCCATCAAAGGCCGACCGAATTTTATGAAGCGTATTGCACTAAGTTTTTTTATGCTGTTGAGTATTTATGGATTATCCCAAAGTACCGAAGCCTATCAAAAATCTCCTGTTTTTCCTGGATGTGAAACGGAACCGATAGACAATCTCAAGGTTTGTTTCAACAATAAGATCAATCAGTATATCTTCGATACTTTTAAAGTACCAGAAATAGTTAATGAGGAGGATTACCAAGGTGATATTAAAATTCTATTTGAAGTAGACGCAACCGGGACTTTTAAAGTACTATATGTGGATGCTGTATACGATAGTCTGGAAGATGAGGTGAAAAGGATATTTGGGGAATTGCCTAAAATAGCGCCAGGAACTTATAACGGCAATCCCACCTATTTTCAATATTCCATATCTGTAAAAATTCCTTTGGTCAATCCTCAAGAAATTTCTAATGAGGCTTATTCTCCGGCTGAACTGGCGCATAGCATTACCGATTTAAATGAAACCATTTCCAAAGAATACGATAGCATAAATAATGATATTGTTCCCTACGAAAAGTTGGAATACAACAGTCAGTTAAACATTCCTTTTACGCATACCTATTATGCCCGTTTTGATGGCCAAATGAATGTATTGGGGACTAACAGTCATACGGCAGCGAAGCCATTTGTGTATGCCGAGGTGGCTCCTTATTACGACTTTAAAGCTGAAAAAGAGTCGTTAGCTAAAGGAAGTGACGGTTGGTGGGGCCGAAAATTATGGGATGAGCATTTGGTGCAGGTACAGGGAAAGGACTATTGGTTCACTATCGACCCTATTTTTGACTTGCAAGTAGGTAAAGATACTGAGGCCGATTTTAGTTCAACTTATAACAATACACGTGGATTAATAGTGCAAGGTGGCTTAGGAAAGAAATTTAACTTTTCAACCTCTGTATATGAAAGCCAAGGTAGGTTTGCGCAATATTTCAATGACTATGCCGAAAGTCTTAAGGCTTTTGGTCCGGATCCGGCAATCGTGCCAGGAAGAGGAATTGGAAAGGCCTTTAAGGATAGGGGGTACGACTATCCTGTGGCAGAGGCCTATTTGTCCTATGCCCCAGCTAAGTTCATAAATGTGCAATTTGGACATGGAAAGAATTTTATTGGAGACGGATATCGCTCGCTTTTTCAAGGAGATGCTGCAAGTCCGCACACCTTTTTTAAATTGAATACGAAGTTCTGGAAAATTAAGTATACCAATACCTGGATGTGGCTCAAGGATGTGCGTCCGGAAATTGTTGAAGACAAATCTTTTTTAACCAAATATATGGCTAACCATTATTTGAGTTGGAACGTATCCAAACGACTGAATATTGGTTTTTTTGAATCTGTTTTGTGGACCGATACCAATGGCCGGGGATTTGATATTAATTATTTAAATCCCATCATCTTTTTTAGAGCACTTGAATTTGAAGCAGGTCAGGGCGCGGGGAATGCCATTGTAGGGGCCTCGGCAAAATATAAATGGAATAATAAGGTAAACCTTTACGGGCAGTTTATTTTAGACGAGTTCTCCTTGGGAGACGTTAAAGGCGGAAATAAAAGCTGGAAGAACAAGTTTGGATATCAGATTGGGATGAAATATTTCAACGCCTTCAAAGTGGATAATTTAATGCTGCAGTTGGAGTATAATAGAGTTCGACCTTATACCTATTCACATAATACCATAGTGTTAAACTATGGTCATAACAACCAATCCATGGCCCACCTTTGGGGAGCCAATTTTAGTGAGCTTGTCATCATAGGTCGTTATAACTACAGACGTTGGTTTGCCGATGCCAAATTCATCATTGGAAAGCGTGGATTCGATTACAATACCGAGGAAGACAGCTTTAGCTATGGTGGCGACATCTATCGCAATTACAATGAACGGCCGTTTGATACGGGCGTAGAAGTAGGGCAAGGAATTACAACCAATACTTTTAATGCCGAATTACAAACAGGCTACATTATTAATCCAGTGAGCAATTTGAAGTTGTTTACCAATATTAGTTTTAGAAACTTTAATCCAGAAACCAATTCGGCAGACTTGGCCAATAGGGATACCTTTTGGTTTAGTTTAGGCGTGAGAACAGATTTGTTCAATTGGTATTACGATTTCTAATTTTTTTTTTGTATCCTTGAAAAATTAATTTTATTCTCTTATGATAAAACTAACCAACGCTTCCTCCTCAACACTGAAAAAGCTAATTTTCGGCGTCGTTATGTTTAATATGCTTGTGGTGTCTCCTTCCAATTTTTCAGAAGGCAATTCAAAGCTCATCATTTCGTTTCTGTCTTTAGTATTTGTATTGGGTATTTCTGCGCTTCTGATAAAGCGAGGTGAGCTCCCTAAAGCTAGATTGAAGCCAATGCTTGTTTTTGTTGGTTTTTCTTTTGTGTTGATGATGACAAAAATGTGGTTATAGAACTTTCCGATTCCCCATTCTAAAGGCTTCAAAATAAACCAAAGAACGGCATTGTCCAATAAGAATTAATAAAGTATCTTTGCCCACGCAAAAATTACAGCGACAAATTTTACGGGTTTGAGTATTAAAAATTCTTCAGTTTCAATAAGTTCAGTATTTTCTGATTTTAAGGAAATCACTAAAATAAGACTTTCGGTTAGTGTTGTTTTTTCTTCCATAGCAGGGTACTTGTTGGGTGCCGAAAGTATAGAATTGACCACTTTGATACTTCTGGCCTTTGGCGGGTATTTTATGGTGGGAGCTTCCAATGCATTCAACCAGATTATTGAGCGCGATTTGGACGCCAAAATGGACCGTACCAAAAACAGACCTATTCCTGCTGGGCGCATGTCGGTAAACACTGGATTTGCAATTGCAGTGTTGTTTACCATTTTGGGGATTATCACTTTATATATAATTAACCCAAGAACGGCCATGTATGGAGCCATTTCCATTTTCTTGTATACGAGTGTTTATACCCCATTAAAGACTAAAACACCATTGTCTGTGTTTGTTGGGGCCATTCCAGGGGCTATTCCGTTTATGTTGGGATGGGTGGCTGCAAGAAATGACTTTGGAATTGAGCCAGGAACCTTATTTGCTTTACAATTTTTTTGGCAGTTTCCGCACTTTTGGGCTATTGGCTGGTTTTTGTTTGATGACTACAAAAAAGGAGGTTTTTTTATGTTGCCAACAGGAAAGCGAGATAAGGGAACAGCTGTACAAATTATCATGTACACCATTTGGACCATTTTAGTGTCTATTATTCCGGTGTTTGGATTTACAGGTGATTTGAAACTTTCCATAGTTGCTGCAATTATTGTATTCCTATTAGGATGTGTGATGTTGTATTATGCCTTGGATTTATTTAAGAAACGAACTGCCCAAGCGGCCAGACAGTTGATGTTGGCCAGTGTATCATACATTACGTTGTTACAGATAGTATACGTTATAGACAAATTTTTGAGATAAATGGATTTAACCGAAGGAACCTTTCAAGAGAAAAATGCAAGAGCCAAAAAAATGATGCTATGGTTTGGCATCATTTCATTATTTATGTCTTTTGCTGGTTTAACAAGTGCTGTAATTGTTAGTAAGAGCCGCCCCGATTGGCTTAACGATTTTCAATTGCCAAGTGCCTTTGTTGTGAGCACCGTAATTATTGTGTTAAGTAGTGTCTCCTTTATTTTTGCAAAACGAGCGTTAAAGCAAGATAATAGAAGTTTGGCCACCTTGATGTTATGCTTAACTTTTGTGTTGGGAGTAATTTTTATATACAGTCAAGTTTTAGGGTTTTCTCAAATTATTGATTTAGGGTATAACTTTACGGGGCCTACCAGTAATGTAACCATGAGCTTTGTTTACATTATTGCTGCGGCACATATTGCCCACGTGGTTGCGGGGCTACTTTCCATTTTGGTAGTAATTTATAACCATTTTAAACAAAAGTATACTTCAACGGAAATGCTGGGAGTAGAACTGTCTGCAACCTTCTGGCATTTTGTGGATATCTTGTGGATATTCCTCTTTTTGTTTTTAAATTTTATAGGATAGTATATATTTGATTTTTTATTTGGTCTAAAGAAAAGCCTTTCGTAATCGCTTATTTGTTTTGAAAATATGGAAAGCGAAGTTTCTTTAGATGGATAAAATGATTATTTTTGTGCAAATTTTAACAAATAAACGCTTAATATGAATACTACAGTAGTGAATACTGGTACAGAAGGCAAAACTTGGGGAGGTGGAAATGAGCCTCTTAAGGCAAGTTACGGTAAAATGATGATGTGGTTTTTCATCGTTTCGGATGCTTTAACTTTTTCTGGATTTTTGGCAGCTTACGGATTTTCTAGATTCAAATTTATTGGAACTTGGCCTATAGCGGATGAGGTTTTTACTCACGTTCCGTTTTTACATGGTCAAGAATTGCCAATGATTTATGTTGCTTTTATGACCTTTGTTTTGATTATGTCTTCCGTAACTATGGTATTGGCTGTAGATGCAGGTCACCATATGAAAAAGTCTAAAGTGACTATTTATATGTTCTTGACCATTATTGGAGGTTTGATCTTCGTTGGATCTCAAGCTTGGGAATGGGCTACCTTTATTCAAGGTGACTATGGAGCTGTGCAAACTAAAGGAGGAAATATTCTTCAGTTTGTAAATACAGAAGGAGAACGTGTAGCATTGCGTGACTTTGTGGTGGCAGAACACTCTGAGCGTACAACTCATGAAAATAAAAACGGACTTTGGTTTGTTGGAGAATCTTCGTTGCCGACCTATACTGTAGAAGAAGTCGTAAAAGGATTGGAGTCTCACAGTGATATTTTGGTGAGAACCCAAACACTTGATGAACACGGGCACAAGACAGTGTTGACAAGAGAAGCGTCTTTAAAAGCACTTAAAACAAATGGTAAAATGGTGGTTGAAGGTGCTAACTTGCACGTAAATGAGTACGGATCACCTTTATTTGCTGATTTCTTCTTCTTCATTACTGGATTCCACGGTTTCCACGTATTCTCTGGAGTTGTACTTAACATCATTATTTTCTTCAATGTTATATTGGGAACTTATGAAAGAAGAGGAAGCTACGAAATGGTTGAGAAAGTTGGACTTTACTGGCACTTTGTAGATTTGGTTTGGGTATTTGTATTTACATTCTTCTACCTAGTTTAATTTATATAAAATAGTAACAATGGCACACGCACATAAATTAGAGATATTAAGAGGATTGGTTAAGTTTAAATCCAATACTCAAAAGATTTGGGGAGTATTGATATTGCTTTCCATTATTACAGCAGTAGAAGTTGTTTTGGGTATCTATAAGCCAGAAGCTTTAATGGCAAAGGTAATTGGGATGAAACTGCTAAACTGGATATTCATCATTCTTACCCTTGTTAAGGCTTATTACATTACTTGGGATTTCATGCACATGAGAGATGAAACGTCTGGTTTAAGAAGAGCTGTGGTTTGGACAGGAGTATTCTTAATCTGTTACCTTGCCTTCATTCTTTTAACCGAAGGTGATTACATTCAAAGTGTATATTCATCAGGTTACATTAAAAATGATTTTTAAAACGTTACTTAACGTTAAATAGATATAAAAAAGACGGTTATTCAACCGTCTTTTTTATTTTTGCACCCATGAAAAACAATCAAGTAAAGCGTAATCTGGTATTAGGAATTCTTTTCTTGCTTCCAGTGATGTTTGTTCTTGTTTTATCGCTTTCAAACGATAATTACAACACTTTGGAAATCGTGCATGAGAATGTTCAAGATTTACCTCAAAGAAGCGATTCCGATATCCAACTGAAAGATCATTTAACGGTTTTGGGATTCTTTGGAAAGCATCCCAAGGAACAATCTACGCCAGCCTTAAACCTTAAGGAGTTAATCTATGATAAATTCA
Coding sequences within it:
- a CDS encoding energy transducer TonB — translated: MKNFNKERSNAGQSTTTVAKSQKHDVNLQKNSTLYFQIGLILCLLVVYGLFEMEFETKVPKYEYAKVEDEGFNEFVMQEFKVYEEPAPQKKVQPKASKKLLIKEPKIVHDNFEDLEAQNIITSNQNLTNDILDAGDIDVVKIEEPVFISINGVENVPIYPGCEKAKGNKARKKCMSDKIAKLVNRKFSADIASDLGLQGVQKIYVEFKIGKSGEVKDIKARAPHSGLEREAKRVINKIPVMTPGMQRDKPVDVLYSLPIIFQVKN
- a CDS encoding gliding motility protein RemB; translated protein: MKRIALSFFMLLSIYGLSQSTEAYQKSPVFPGCETEPIDNLKVCFNNKINQYIFDTFKVPEIVNEEDYQGDIKILFEVDATGTFKVLYVDAVYDSLEDEVKRIFGELPKIAPGTYNGNPTYFQYSISVKIPLVNPQEISNEAYSPAELAHSITDLNETISKEYDSINNDIVPYEKLEYNSQLNIPFTHTYYARFDGQMNVLGTNSHTAAKPFVYAEVAPYYDFKAEKESLAKGSDGWWGRKLWDEHLVQVQGKDYWFTIDPIFDLQVGKDTEADFSSTYNNTRGLIVQGGLGKKFNFSTSVYESQGRFAQYFNDYAESLKAFGPDPAIVPGRGIGKAFKDRGYDYPVAEAYLSYAPAKFINVQFGHGKNFIGDGYRSLFQGDAASPHTFFKLNTKFWKIKYTNTWMWLKDVRPEIVEDKSFLTKYMANHYLSWNVSKRLNIGFFESVLWTDTNGRGFDINYLNPIIFFRALEFEAGQGAGNAIVGASAKYKWNNKVNLYGQFILDEFSLGDVKGGNKSWKNKFGYQIGMKYFNAFKVDNLMLQLEYNRVRPYTYSHNTIVLNYGHNNQSMAHLWGANFSELVIIGRYNYRRWFADAKFIIGKRGFDYNTEEDSFSYGGDIYRNYNERPFDTGVEVGQGITTNTFNAELQTGYIINPVSNLKLFTNISFRNFNPETNSADLANRDTFWFSLGVRTDLFNWYYDF
- the cyoE gene encoding heme o synthase codes for the protein MKNSSVSISSVFSDFKEITKIRLSVSVVFSSIAGYLLGAESIELTTLILLAFGGYFMVGASNAFNQIIERDLDAKMDRTKNRPIPAGRMSVNTGFAIAVLFTILGIITLYIINPRTAMYGAISIFLYTSVYTPLKTKTPLSVFVGAIPGAIPFMLGWVAARNDFGIEPGTLFALQFFWQFPHFWAIGWFLFDDYKKGGFFMLPTGKRDKGTAVQIIMYTIWTILVSIIPVFGFTGDLKLSIVAAIIVFLLGCVMLYYALDLFKKRTAQAARQLMLASVSYITLLQIVYVIDKFLR
- a CDS encoding cytochrome c oxidase subunit 3, yielding MDLTEGTFQEKNARAKKMMLWFGIISLFMSFAGLTSAVIVSKSRPDWLNDFQLPSAFVVSTVIIVLSSVSFIFAKRALKQDNRSLATLMLCLTFVLGVIFIYSQVLGFSQIIDLGYNFTGPTSNVTMSFVYIIAAAHIAHVVAGLLSILVVIYNHFKQKYTSTEMLGVELSATFWHFVDILWIFLFLFLNFIG
- a CDS encoding cytochrome c oxidase subunit 3; the encoded protein is MNTTVVNTGTEGKTWGGGNEPLKASYGKMMMWFFIVSDALTFSGFLAAYGFSRFKFIGTWPIADEVFTHVPFLHGQELPMIYVAFMTFVLIMSSVTMVLAVDAGHHMKKSKVTIYMFLTIIGGLIFVGSQAWEWATFIQGDYGAVQTKGGNILQFVNTEGERVALRDFVVAEHSERTTHENKNGLWFVGESSLPTYTVEEVVKGLESHSDILVRTQTLDEHGHKTVLTREASLKALKTNGKMVVEGANLHVNEYGSPLFADFFFFITGFHGFHVFSGVVLNIIIFFNVILGTYERRGSYEMVEKVGLYWHFVDLVWVFVFTFFYLV
- a CDS encoding cytochrome C oxidase subunit IV family protein, coding for MAHAHKLEILRGLVKFKSNTQKIWGVLILLSIITAVEVVLGIYKPEALMAKVIGMKLLNWIFIILTLVKAYYITWDFMHMRDETSGLRRAVVWTGVFLICYLAFILLTEGDYIQSVYSSGYIKNDF